The DNA window ACATTCAATGGAGATGCTATTTCTCTTCAGTCTAACTTCACTCTACCGTGATTGCGAGCCGTCCTCGCGCCCGCGAGGACGGATGTATAAATATTCGGTGAAGATATTAGGAAGATTTGTCGGGGTAGAAAATAGTTCTCTTCCACCCCAAAACGGCCTTTTGACGTACTAGGTGGCTAGACTCACATCGAGCGCGGCAGCCACCTCCGGATGACAGACGTCTCAACGCGTTGGACGAACGATTCTGCGCAGACCCGGATCAACTTTCCGACAGGTGCCAGGCATTCGCGTTGCACCATGAGTTGTTTCAGTCTGAAGGATCGTAGGATCGCGGCGGCGTTGCGTCGACACCGAACCACTGGCCATCTGCGCCCGATGCAATAAGACGCCGCCAGCTGCGCAGCGCCTAATAACGGTCGTCTTCACGCTGATGCCTGACGGCCAGGACAGTCACCGCCGTGCTGTTTTCGATCCTCGCAAGAACAGATCCGCCGCGCCTTGCGGCGACACCCTCACGTATGGCCTGCACCGCCCGTTCGGCAACCAAGTCATCCCCGCCGCCTGCTGCAGCCGCCCGTCGTACAAACGCTCCAGATCCTGCTGCGCTTCTTCCGTAAGGCGAATGGTGAATGCCGCCCCGGCCTATTCCTTTCGTGCGCGATCCAACCTCGCTTGCAGTCCGTCCAACACATCCTGCGCATCGATGTAGCGCCCTGTCTGGCGCGCCTGCTCGCGCGAAGCCAGGCCTCTGGCGATGAACTCGGTCCGGTAACGGCGACGCCGGACCTCATCCCGCAGCGACTGCTCCATCAGGGCGGACAGACTTTCGCCTTTTTGCAGGACCGACTCGGCGGCTTCGCACAATTCGGGCTCGACCTGCAGGGACGGCAGCGACGCGGTTTTCATGACACACCTCATGCGTTGCAATTGCGATGCATGGTCGCGAGTGATACGGGCGTGTTCAAGCCCCGCCGGTGAAGTTCGCTGTTCGCGAATAGCGAATTCACTATCGCCCAGAAGCACCAAACCCCGCTTGCGCGGGGCTTGGTCTCGGCAAGGCGCTGAAAGGCCCCTCACCCAGCCCTCCCCCGCACGCGGGAGAGGGGGCACAACCTGCAATCAGGCAAACGGATCCTGCAGCACCATGGTGTGGTCGCGGTCCGGGCCGGTGGAGACGATGCTGATCGGGCAGCCGGCCAGTTCCTCCAGCGCGCGCAGGTAGGCGCGGGCGGCGGCGGGCAGCTTGTCCCACTCGGTGATGCCGTGGGTGGTCTCGTTCCAGCCGGGGAACTCCAGGTAGACCGGGGTGCAGTCTTCCCAGCCCTGCGCGTCCAGCGGGGCGTACTCGGTGCGCTTCCCGCGGTATTCGTAGGCGATGCAGACCTTGAGCTTTTCCATGCCGTCCAGCACGTCCAGCTTGGTGATGCACAGGCCGGAGATGCCGTTGATGGCCACGGCGCGCTTGAGGGCGACGATGTCCATCCAGCCGCAGCGGCGCGGGCGGCCGGTGGA is part of the Pseudoxanthomonas sp. JBR18 genome and encodes:
- a CDS encoding YlcI/YnfO family protein; this encodes MKTASLPSLQVEPELCEAAESVLQKGESLSALMEQSLRDEVRRRRYRTEFIARGLASREQARQTGRYIDAQDVLDGLQARLDRARKE